A portion of the Flavobacterium limnophilum genome contains these proteins:
- a CDS encoding pentapeptide repeat-containing protein, producing the protein MTQYFLDVEYNNLTYGEQEVNLKEFECCTFNGCDFSQCNFIGVVFIDCTFNDCVFSGAKINHVALRSVFFNRCQMEEVNFAMCDKLIFEVHFRECVLDFSKFYTLKIKGTTFTDCSIIAVDFMSADLTEVVFDNCDLYRSEFAKANANKANFKTSYNYTIDPTKTKLKKAVFSLNEVKGLLFKHELDIK; encoded by the coding sequence ATGACCCAATATTTCCTTGACGTCGAATACAACAATCTCACTTATGGTGAACAAGAAGTCAATTTAAAGGAATTTGAATGCTGTACTTTCAACGGTTGTGATTTCTCGCAATGCAATTTTATTGGGGTAGTTTTTATCGATTGTACTTTTAACGATTGTGTTTTTAGTGGAGCCAAAATCAATCACGTAGCACTTCGAAGCGTGTTTTTTAATCGTTGTCAAATGGAAGAAGTAAATTTTGCGATGTGCGACAAACTCATTTTTGAAGTTCATTTCAGGGAATGCGTGTTGGATTTCTCCAAATTTTACACCCTGAAAATAAAAGGAACAACCTTTACCGATTGCAGTATCATCGCCGTGGATTTTATGAGCGCCGACTTGACCGAAGTAGTTTTCGACAACTGTGATTTGTACCGTTCCGAATTTGCGAAAGCCAATGCGAACAAGGCCAATTTCAAAACCAGTTACAATTATACCATCGACCCGACGAAAACTAAACTAAAAAAGGCCGTTTTTTCGTTGAACGAAGTAAAAGGACTTCTCTTCAAACATGAACTCGATATAAAATAA
- a CDS encoding IS256 family transposase, whose translation MKKEDLLSDEFLKQFKTGEDLYGFLAQLQKRGIEKMLEGELDAHLGYDKHEKTTKSNARNGFSNKKIKTSFGESQIQVPRDREASFNPLIVPKRQNMLDGLENVIISLYAKGMSNSDIEEQIREVYNFEVSTSTISRITDTVSSDIIAWQNRPLEAVYLIVWMDGIVFKVRENSKIVNKTIYLAVGLNREGKKEVLGMWLGKNESASFWLGVLTDLKARGVEDILITATDNLNGFTQTIKNVFPESQTQICVVHQIRNSARYVVWKDKKEFSADMKLIYNAPTKEAAKASLGDFSKKWNNKYPYAIKSWEENWEELTVFFDFPVEIRKIIYTTNLIENLNGKIRKYTKNKLSFPTDEAVLKSVYLALREATKKWSMPIQNWGLILNQFLTIFEKRVQL comes from the coding sequence ATGAAAAAGGAAGATTTATTATCCGATGAATTTTTGAAGCAATTCAAAACAGGCGAAGACCTTTATGGCTTCTTAGCCCAACTACAAAAGCGAGGAATAGAGAAAATGCTCGAAGGCGAATTAGACGCCCATTTAGGCTATGATAAGCACGAGAAAACTACAAAATCCAATGCTCGTAATGGTTTTTCTAACAAGAAAATAAAAACCTCATTTGGCGAATCTCAGATTCAAGTTCCCAGAGATCGAGAAGCCTCATTTAACCCTTTAATTGTGCCCAAAAGGCAAAATATGCTCGATGGTTTAGAGAACGTAATAATCTCTCTCTATGCCAAAGGAATGAGCAATAGCGACATCGAAGAACAAATAAGAGAAGTTTATAATTTTGAGGTTTCCACTAGTACTATTTCTAGGATAACCGACACGGTTTCGAGTGATATTATTGCTTGGCAAAACCGACCTTTAGAGGCTGTTTATCTGATAGTCTGGATGGACGGAATTGTTTTTAAAGTTAGAGAAAACTCAAAAATAGTCAATAAAACCATCTATTTAGCCGTTGGACTTAATAGAGAAGGTAAAAAAGAAGTCCTTGGAATGTGGCTAGGAAAGAATGAAAGTGCTAGTTTCTGGCTTGGCGTTTTAACAGATTTAAAAGCTAGAGGAGTTGAAGATATACTAATTACTGCTACTGACAATCTAAATGGTTTTACGCAAACTATCAAAAATGTATTCCCAGAATCACAAACCCAAATCTGTGTAGTACATCAAATTAGAAACTCAGCTCGTTATGTGGTTTGGAAAGATAAAAAGGAATTTTCGGCAGATATGAAGCTTATTTACAATGCTCCAACTAAAGAAGCTGCTAAAGCATCTCTGGGAGATTTTTCTAAAAAATGGAATAATAAATATCCTTATGCGATTAAATCCTGGGAAGAAAATTGGGAGGAACTTACCGTATTCTTTGACTTTCCAGTAGAAATCAGAAAGATAATTTACACCACAAATTTAATCGAAAACCTCAATGGTAAAATCAGAAAATACACTAAAAACAAATTATCATTCCCAACGGATGAAGCTGTTTTAAAATCTGTATATTTGGCTTTGAGAGAGGCAACCAAAAAATGGTCGATGCCAATCCAAAACTGGGGATTAATCCTCAACCAGTTCTTAACTATATTTGAAAAAAGGGTTCAACTTTAA
- a CDS encoding SsrA-binding protein produces the protein MFKLLARINKLILPSFTKQRLDLAKAKKWQLAIIGYRYYVTTRALER, from the coding sequence ATGTTTAAACTATTAGCTCGAATAAACAAACTTATCCTGCCTAGTTTTACCAAACAAAGGCTAGATTTGGCCAAAGCCAAGAAATGGCAACTGGCGATCATCGGTTACCGCTATTATGTAACTACAAGAGCATTAGAACGTTGA
- a CDS encoding M56 family metallopeptidase, with protein METLFVFLIKSSGLIGLFYLAYFVLLRKETFFNSNRWFLLAGLITSVILPLVVFTKIVWVDPIPTNFDWSKIPVTTTIEKEAFEINWYLISTIVYSIGILGFLMKFAFDFYSLSKVLKGKTIQKQADFKFIDVTENLAPFSYFKSIVYNSSLYSETELESILEHEKVHSTQNHTVDVLFSRLFCIVFWFNPLVWLYKKAIVQNLEFIADNEASKNISDKKAYQLTLLKITTQENCVAITNHFYQSLIKKRIVMLNKNQSNKRNSWKYAAVLPILGAFLFFFQVKVVAQEKVNPKQENETKTEAVDLTKFKVDKDLITLSKGKEIYINGEKSSQEELAKLDPKDIISIDVIQKSGNPTILVTTKHLTKPVKITDKDIYIDGVKSTNEEFSKLDQNSIENMYVDTFENTVKITTKGNKPIVILNGTQTISTFKIDDIPTDQIESVNVLKGKVAEEKYGADAKYGAIEISTKNGTFTIGKTENSTDKPMIIINGKKAGSQVGMNNINSDAAKSMNVLKGKSALDKYGKEGENGIVEITTDKPDQIIMKIAFGHPMPTVPSVPSVPSVPFDYKKANINTQQDQAKKAAEQEKIASEQAKKDTQQAKIDAEQAKWDAEQAKKDTEKAKKKKSELDKSEIENTGNEIVSSKGQWLETYKAIWKARFSLEKMKAQKEQAKADLEKARIAMKSKLFS; from the coding sequence ATGGAAACGCTATTCGTTTTCCTCATCAAATCCAGTGGATTAATTGGACTATTTTATTTGGCTTATTTCGTTTTGCTGCGAAAAGAAACTTTTTTCAACAGCAATCGTTGGTTTTTATTGGCGGGACTCATCACATCGGTCATTTTGCCATTGGTTGTTTTTACGAAAATTGTTTGGGTAGATCCTATTCCAACCAATTTTGATTGGTCGAAAATTCCGGTGACAACTACTATAGAGAAAGAGGCTTTTGAAATCAATTGGTATCTTATATCCACCATTGTGTATTCGATTGGAATTTTGGGTTTCTTGATGAAATTTGCTTTTGATTTTTACAGTTTATCCAAGGTTTTGAAAGGAAAAACCATCCAAAAACAAGCCGATTTCAAGTTTATTGACGTCACCGAAAACCTCGCTCCTTTTTCCTATTTCAAATCCATCGTGTATAACTCATCACTGTACAGCGAGACGGAATTGGAAAGCATTTTGGAGCACGAAAAAGTACACAGCACACAAAATCACACCGTTGACGTTTTGTTTTCGAGACTGTTTTGTATTGTTTTTTGGTTCAATCCGTTGGTTTGGTTGTACAAAAAAGCCATCGTTCAAAATCTGGAATTCATCGCTGATAATGAAGCTTCCAAAAATATTTCCGATAAAAAAGCGTACCAATTGACGCTTTTAAAAATAACGACACAGGAAAATTGTGTTGCCATTACCAATCATTTTTATCAATCATTAATCAAAAAACGAATCGTTATGTTAAACAAAAATCAATCCAACAAAAGGAATTCTTGGAAGTATGCGGCAGTATTGCCAATATTGGGTGCCTTTTTATTCTTCTTCCAAGTAAAAGTAGTCGCACAGGAAAAAGTTAATCCAAAACAAGAAAACGAAACAAAGACAGAAGCTGTTGACTTAACTAAATTTAAAGTTGATAAAGATTTAATCACTTTATCAAAAGGAAAAGAAATTTACATCAATGGCGAAAAATCAAGCCAAGAAGAATTAGCTAAATTAGATCCCAAGGATATTATATCCATAGATGTTATTCAAAAATCTGGTAATCCAACAATCCTGGTCACTACCAAACATTTAACAAAACCTGTTAAAATTACGGATAAAGACATTTACATTGATGGTGTGAAATCGACCAATGAAGAATTTTCTAAATTAGACCAGAACAGCATTGAAAACATGTATGTTGATACCTTCGAAAATACAGTTAAAATAACAACAAAAGGCAATAAACCAATTGTTATTCTCAATGGTACACAAACCATATCTACTTTCAAAATAGATGATATACCAACAGATCAAATCGAAAGCGTAAATGTCCTAAAAGGCAAAGTAGCAGAAGAAAAATATGGTGCCGATGCAAAATACGGAGCAATTGAAATTTCCACTAAAAACGGAACATTCACAATTGGTAAAACAGAAAACTCCACCGACAAACCAATGATAATTATCAATGGTAAAAAAGCGGGTAGCCAAGTTGGGATGAATAATATTAATTCAGATGCCGCTAAAAGTATGAATGTTTTAAAAGGTAAAAGTGCCTTGGATAAATATGGCAAAGAAGGCGAAAACGGGATTGTTGAAATAACTACCGATAAACCAGACCAAATTATTATGAAAATAGCGTTTGGTCATCCTATGCCTACCGTGCCATCTGTTCCATCTGTTCCTTCAGTACCTTTTGATTATAAAAAAGCTAATATTAATACTCAACAAGATCAAGCTAAGAAAGCTGCAGAGCAAGAAAAAATAGCTTCAGAACAAGCCAAGAAAGATACTCAACAAGCAAAAATAGATGCTGAGCAGGCAAAATGGGATGCCGAACAAGCCAAGAAAGATACTGAGAAAGCCAAGAAAAAAAAATCAGAACTAGACAAAAGTGAAATTGAAAACACTGGAAATGAAATTGTATCCTCCAAAGGACAATGGCTCGAAACTTATAAAGCAATATGGAAAGCACGATTCAGCCTTGAAAAAATGAAAGCCCAGAAAGAACAAGCAAAAGCAGATCTTGAAAAAGCAAGAATAGCTATGAAGTCAAAATTATTCTCATAA
- a CDS encoding BlaI/MecI/CopY family transcriptional regulator translates to MQKLTNKEEEIMQILWKLEKAFVKEVLAEITEEQPHYNTLSTIIRNLEEKGFVSHNAFGNTHQYFPVVKMEDYRKRFMNTAIDTYFNSSYKNMVSFFAKEEKISADELREILAMIEKKQ, encoded by the coding sequence ATGCAAAAACTTACCAACAAAGAAGAGGAAATCATGCAGATTTTATGGAAGCTGGAAAAAGCTTTCGTGAAAGAAGTACTGGCCGAAATTACTGAAGAACAACCTCATTACAACACTCTTTCGACCATTATCCGAAACCTGGAAGAAAAAGGTTTTGTGTCCCACAACGCTTTTGGCAACACGCATCAGTACTTCCCTGTCGTGAAGATGGAAGACTATAGAAAGCGTTTTATGAACACGGCGATCGATACTTATTTTAATAGTTCCTATAAAAACATGGTGTCGTTTTTTGCCAAAGAAGAAAAGATTTCAGCCGACGAATTACGCGAGATTTTAGCGATGATCGAAAAAAAGCAATAG
- a CDS encoding MFS transporter: MAIADMFRPAMFVSLSVYAKPENRVRALSLVRLSVNLGFAAGPTLGGLIILGMGYQGLFWIDGSSCILAILIFALTVKEKKRIPLAAGEIPANINRKSIYKDKPFWLLLFTIFIIVMVFFQIFTTLPLYHHEKFGLTEFQTGMLLSLNGLLVFLLEMPIVSMVERKGLNKIKIIAYGALFVALGYFVLLIDSWGAILVVSIVFLSFGEIFAFPFSNAVALNRAPKGQEGQYMGLFTMSFSLAHIACSKTGLDIIAHFGYLTNWVVMGSLGMLAAFCCVWLNRMLRAENK, translated from the coding sequence ATGGCCATTGCCGACATGTTCCGACCAGCGATGTTTGTCTCCTTGAGCGTCTATGCCAAACCCGAAAATAGGGTTCGTGCCTTGTCCTTGGTACGTTTGTCGGTAAATTTGGGTTTTGCGGCCGGTCCTACTTTGGGTGGATTAATTATTTTGGGAATGGGTTACCAAGGCTTGTTTTGGATCGATGGCAGTTCTTGCATCCTTGCTATTCTCATTTTTGCTTTAACCGTCAAAGAGAAAAAAAGAATTCCGCTGGCAGCTGGTGAAATTCCTGCCAATATAAACCGAAAATCCATATACAAAGACAAACCTTTTTGGTTACTCCTATTCACTATTTTTATTATCGTGATGGTGTTTTTTCAAATATTCACCACATTGCCTTTGTACCATCACGAAAAATTTGGTTTGACCGAATTTCAAACCGGAATGCTTCTTTCCTTAAACGGGCTTTTGGTCTTCTTGTTGGAAATGCCTATTGTAAGCATGGTGGAACGGAAAGGTTTAAATAAAATCAAGATCATCGCCTATGGCGCATTATTCGTGGCCTTGGGCTATTTTGTCTTATTAATTGATTCTTGGGGTGCTATTTTAGTGGTAAGCATTGTTTTTCTGAGTTTTGGAGAAATTTTTGCCTTCCCTTTTTCGAATGCCGTGGCGCTAAACCGAGCACCAAAAGGACAAGAAGGACAATACATGGGCTTGTTTACGATGAGTTTTAGCTTGGCGCACATTGCCTGTTCGAAAACCGGACTCGATATTATTGCCCATTTTGGGTATCTAACCAATTGGGTTGTCATGGGTTCGTTGGGAATGTTGGCCGCTTTCTGTTGCGTTTGGTTGAATCGAATGTTGCGAGCCGAAAATAAATAA
- a CDS encoding MFS transporter: protein MLKKVFHRYINNFKGFRREVWILAMITFINRAGTMVLPFLSKYLKENLHFTYEQVGWIMVAFGLGSMLGSWIGGKLTDKIGFYKIMIFSLFTSGILFLFCNTLPAFGVCASECLPLWPLPTCSDQRCLSP from the coding sequence ATGTTAAAAAAAGTTTTCCATCGCTACATCAACAATTTCAAGGGGTTTAGACGCGAAGTTTGGATTCTTGCCATGATTACTTTTATCAACAGGGCGGGAACGATGGTTTTGCCGTTTTTGTCCAAATATTTGAAGGAAAATCTCCATTTTACTTATGAACAAGTGGGATGGATTATGGTTGCCTTTGGTTTGGGTTCGATGTTGGGTTCATGGATTGGCGGTAAATTGACGGATAAAATCGGTTTTTACAAGATCATGATTTTTAGCCTTTTCACCAGTGGGATACTGTTTTTATTCTGCAATACATTACCAGCTTTTGGGGTCTGTGCTTCGGAATGTTTACCATTATGGCCATTGCCGACATGTTCCGACCAGCGATGTTTGTCTCCTTGA
- a CDS encoding aminotransferase class V-fold PLP-dependent enzyme, with amino-acid sequence MTKNVDLEHYFGLFRAKIVGVDQYFQSPYGLKKIIYADWTASGRLYRPIEEKLLKAIGPYVANTHTETSITGASMTLGYHQARHIIKEHLNASDDDVLITVGTGMSGAISKFHRILGLKVVENLKDYTQVPDDLRPVVFLSHMEHHSNQTSWLETIAKVEIVPCNDKGLICMDNFKKLLLQYKDRPYKIAAITACSNVTGIKTDYHSIARLMHQNNGFCFVDFACSAPYVSIDMHPEDKEAYLDAVTFSPHKFLGGPGSTGVLVFNKKLYKNRIPDSPGGGTVTYTNPWGEHHYIDDIEVREDGGTPGFLQVIKAALAIKLKEQMGVGHILDREQQLNKRIFDKLSKIENLHLLAKEHTDRLGVFSFYIDQAHYNLITKLLNDRFGIQTRGGCSCAGTYGHYLLHVNKESSKVIEQKILEGCLMERPGWVRMSIHPTMTNLEIDYICDAIQQVSENFALWGEDYEYDDLKNEFIHKSNPALEKEITQNWFDF; translated from the coding sequence ATGACAAAGAATGTTGATTTAGAACACTATTTCGGGTTGTTTAGAGCAAAAATAGTTGGTGTAGACCAATATTTTCAATCGCCTTATGGTTTGAAAAAAATTATTTATGCCGATTGGACGGCCAGCGGGAGACTTTATCGCCCGATAGAAGAAAAGTTGTTAAAAGCAATTGGTCCTTATGTTGCCAATACGCATACCGAAACCTCCATTACGGGAGCTTCCATGACCTTGGGGTATCATCAAGCTCGCCATATCATCAAGGAACATTTGAATGCATCGGATGATGATGTCTTGATTACGGTGGGTACCGGAATGTCGGGAGCCATCAGCAAGTTTCATCGTATCTTGGGGCTTAAAGTGGTGGAAAACCTAAAGGATTACACCCAAGTTCCAGATGATTTACGTCCTGTCGTTTTTTTATCGCACATGGAACATCATTCCAACCAGACCTCTTGGCTGGAAACCATTGCCAAAGTAGAAATAGTTCCTTGTAACGATAAAGGTTTAATTTGCATGGATAATTTCAAGAAATTATTGTTGCAATACAAAGACCGTCCCTACAAAATAGCAGCCATCACGGCCTGTTCCAATGTAACCGGGATCAAGACGGATTACCATTCCATTGCCCGATTGATGCACCAAAACAATGGTTTTTGTTTTGTGGATTTTGCTTGTTCAGCACCTTATGTTTCCATTGACATGCATCCAGAAGATAAGGAAGCTTATCTGGATGCCGTGACTTTTTCCCCTCATAAGTTTTTGGGAGGTCCAGGCAGTACCGGAGTGCTTGTCTTTAATAAAAAATTATACAAGAATCGGATTCCCGACAGTCCGGGTGGAGGAACGGTAACTTATACCAATCCCTGGGGAGAACATCATTATATAGATGATATAGAAGTACGGGAGGATGGTGGAACACCCGGTTTTTTGCAAGTCATAAAAGCAGCCTTGGCCATCAAGTTGAAGGAACAAATGGGTGTTGGCCACATCTTGGATCGAGAGCAACAGCTTAATAAAAGGATATTCGATAAGCTTTCGAAAATTGAAAACTTGCACCTCCTTGCCAAAGAACACACTGACCGATTGGGCGTTTTCTCCTTTTATATTGATCAAGCCCATTACAACTTAATCACGAAATTATTGAACGACCGCTTTGGAATCCAGACCCGTGGCGGCTGTTCTTGCGCCGGTACTTATGGGCACTATTTGTTGCATGTAAACAAGGAATCCTCGAAAGTCATAGAACAAAAAATACTGGAAGGTTGTTTGATGGAAAGACCTGGATGGGTTCGAATGTCCATACATCCCACAATGACCAATCTAGAAATAGATTATATCTGCGATGCCATTCAACAAGTTTCAGAAAACTTTGCATTATGGGGTGAAGATTATGAGTATGACGATTTGAAGAACGAGTTTATACATAAAAGTAATCCTGCTCTAGAAAAAGAAATAACCCAAAATTGGTTTGATTTTTAA
- a CDS encoding glycoside hydrolase family 10 protein, translating to MNRIKSFLLLVSIILLSFWNGNAQEKITNPKNEFRAVWIATVANIDWPKNNIDSVEKQKADFIEILDTYKKMNYNAVIVQIRSSGEAFYPTDLAPWSRYLTGKEGKAPSPYYDPLEWMITEAHARGFEFHAWLNPFRATMDLKTETLSPNHDFYKHPDWMIKYAGKYYYNPALPEVQTHLVTIVNEVVRNYDIDAIHFDDYFYPYKVPGEVFNDKASYVKYGGGLSLEDFRRSNVNNLVKCVSLSIKNIKPWVQFGISPFGVWRNKSVDPKGSDTDSGQTNYDDLYADPLAWMQNSWIDYLVPQLYWSLGHPKVSYSKLLKWWSENSKNTAIYIGNGTYKINADSDKKWNNPYEIPNQIDITRTYKNVQGNAFFSAKWFVNKNQNVVNLLMENQYKYPALPYAVPNSKQIVVDSPMLNRVEKDTDNLCYYIKYPLNSKVRYIMVYRAKKASKIDVNNPSQIFEKITLAAKSDTILVSIPTKNGEENSTCALTFVDFYGNESTPTILN from the coding sequence ATGAATAGAATTAAGTCTTTTTTACTACTGGTTTCCATTATTCTGCTTTCATTTTGGAATGGAAATGCACAAGAAAAAATTACAAATCCCAAGAATGAATTCAGGGCCGTTTGGATAGCCACCGTTGCCAATATCGATTGGCCAAAGAACAATATTGACTCCGTCGAAAAACAAAAAGCCGATTTTATCGAAATCTTGGATACCTATAAAAAAATGAATTACAATGCAGTAATCGTGCAAATCCGTAGTTCAGGCGAAGCATTTTACCCAACTGATTTAGCGCCATGGTCCCGTTATTTAACCGGAAAAGAAGGAAAAGCGCCAAGCCCTTATTATGACCCGCTCGAATGGATGATTACCGAGGCTCACGCACGTGGATTCGAGTTTCATGCTTGGCTCAATCCGTTTCGTGCCACGATGGATTTGAAAACGGAAACCTTGAGTCCCAACCATGATTTTTACAAACATCCTGACTGGATGATCAAATATGCCGGGAAATACTATTATAATCCTGCCTTGCCCGAAGTTCAAACCCATTTGGTCACCATCGTGAATGAAGTGGTTCGAAATTATGACATCGACGCCATCCATTTTGACGATTATTTTTATCCTTATAAAGTCCCCGGAGAAGTTTTTAATGACAAAGCGTCATACGTGAAATACGGTGGTGGTCTCAGTCTGGAAGATTTTAGACGCTCGAATGTGAACAACTTGGTAAAATGCGTTTCCCTTTCCATAAAAAACATCAAGCCTTGGGTGCAATTTGGCATCAGTCCGTTTGGCGTTTGGCGCAACAAATCGGTTGACCCAAAAGGTTCAGACACCGATTCAGGACAAACCAATTATGACGATTTATATGCTGATCCATTGGCATGGATGCAAAATAGCTGGATAGATTACCTTGTTCCACAATTGTATTGGAGTTTGGGTCATCCCAAAGTTTCCTATTCTAAACTGTTGAAATGGTGGTCGGAAAATTCGAAAAATACGGCCATTTACATTGGAAACGGAACCTATAAAATTAATGCCGATTCCGACAAAAAATGGAATAATCCATATGAAATCCCCAATCAAATTGACATTACCAGAACCTATAAAAACGTTCAGGGAAATGCTTTTTTTAGTGCCAAATGGTTTGTGAATAAAAATCAAAACGTGGTCAACCTGTTAATGGAAAATCAATACAAATATCCGGCACTTCCCTATGCTGTACCCAATTCAAAACAGATTGTGGTTGATAGCCCAATGTTAAACAGGGTTGAAAAAGACACTGATAATTTATGTTATTACATCAAATATCCATTGAACAGCAAAGTGCGTTACATCATGGTGTATCGTGCCAAAAAAGCTTCAAAAATCGACGTGAATAATCCGAGCCAAATCTTTGAAAAGATAACATTGGCAGCAAAAAGCGATACTATTTTAGTCAGTATTCCGACGAAAAATGGAGAAGAAAACAGCACTTGCGCCCTTACTTTTGTTGATTTTTACGGCAATGAAAGTACACCAACCATCCTTAATTAA
- a CDS encoding MFS transporter → MNTDNKPWYWIPLLNFASGFPYVIIISVSVLMYKNLGISNEDIGLYTSLLYLPWVIKPLWSPFIDLHGTKRNWFLSMQLFISVAFLVVGFIIPTSHFFLLSLAIFWMAAFASASNDVASDGFYMLALEKEQQSFFLGIRSTFYRASMLTGNGLIILLAGYLEHQYGDNQKAWSYTMVFVGLLMSFLTIYNYFATPKTELPIAAGATEEKNFVTVFASFFKKKQIGLILAFILLFRLGESQLLKMLTPFLVDKTDVGGLGLETEDVGIIYGTFGLIALTIGGILGGIAISKQGLGKWMLPMILTMHLPILGFILLAHFHPASIYYVYAVVILEQFGYGFGFAAFMMYLIYVAEGESKTSHYSIATGFMALGMMLPGMLSGYIQQYLGYGNFFIWVLLATVPGLILSRFLIFPKDFGKKSKA, encoded by the coding sequence ATGAATACAGACAATAAGCCTTGGTATTGGATACCGTTATTAAATTTTGCTTCAGGTTTTCCATATGTAATTATCATTTCAGTTTCAGTTTTGATGTACAAAAACCTTGGAATCAGCAATGAAGACATAGGACTTTATACCAGTTTATTGTATTTGCCTTGGGTCATAAAACCCTTGTGGAGTCCATTTATCGACTTGCACGGAACCAAACGTAACTGGTTCTTGAGCATGCAATTATTCATTTCTGTTGCCTTCCTGGTAGTTGGTTTCATTATTCCGACCAGTCATTTTTTCCTCTTGAGTTTGGCTATTTTTTGGATGGCTGCTTTTGCTTCTGCCTCGAATGACGTGGCCAGCGACGGTTTTTACATGTTGGCATTGGAAAAAGAACAACAATCCTTCTTTCTAGGAATCCGAAGCACTTTTTACAGGGCTTCCATGTTAACCGGAAACGGGTTGATCATCTTGTTGGCTGGCTATTTGGAACATCAATATGGCGACAATCAAAAAGCGTGGTCTTACACCATGGTTTTCGTTGGATTGCTAATGTCATTTTTAACGATTTACAATTATTTTGCCACTCCAAAAACCGAATTGCCAATTGCAGCCGGAGCAACCGAAGAGAAAAATTTCGTCACGGTTTTCGCCAGTTTTTTCAAGAAAAAACAAATCGGTTTGATATTGGCGTTCATACTTTTATTTCGTTTGGGAGAATCCCAATTACTTAAAATGTTGACTCCATTTTTAGTCGACAAAACTGATGTTGGTGGTTTGGGACTGGAAACCGAAGATGTGGGAATCATTTATGGAACCTTCGGATTGATTGCTCTCACTATTGGTGGAATTTTAGGTGGAATAGCCATTTCCAAACAAGGTTTGGGAAAATGGATGTTACCAATGATTTTAACCATGCACTTGCCTATTCTTGGGTTTATATTGTTGGCCCATTTTCATCCGGCCTCCATTTATTATGTTTATGCCGTCGTAATTTTAGAACAATTTGGGTACGGTTTTGGTTTTGCCGCCTTCATGATGTACTTGATTTATGTTGCCGAAGGCGAATCCAAAACGTCCCACTACTCCATTGCCACGGGATTTATGGCTTTGGGAATGATGCTTCCCGGAATGTTGAGCGGTTACATCCAGCAATATCTTGGCTACGGAAATTTCTTTATTTGGGTACTTTTGGCAACTGTTCCTGGATTAATTTTATCACGTTTTTTGATTTTCCCAAAGGATTTCGGGAAGAAGTCAAAAGCATAA